GACAATAACAGTAAGGCCAACAGCAGAGCAGTACACAACTTCATCAGTCAGAACTCCATGGGTTAAATCATATGCTTATGGTTCCGGTTTGGGATCCTGTATCCATGATCGTGGCTGACTGCAGGTAATGCAATACTTCTGCAGTTCCAGAAAGGCTTCTTTAATCGCATTCACCAGCTGTTCCCCGTTTTCGGCATCCGGCAATGCTTCCCCGACAATCACATCACAGTTGAAGGGAACCAGTAAGGCTTCTCCCCGTGGTAAAGCTCGCCCCAGACCATGCATCATGACCGGTGTCACTCTGGTATCAGAGCGATCGTGTACGATATGATAGATGCCGCGTTTGATTTCACTGAGTTCTTCCGGATTCCCGCGGCTCCCTTCGGGAAACAGAATCAGAATGTGTCCCTAGCCCCAGAACCACCAGCATGACGTTAAAGGAGTGAGGCGGGATATTGAACATTTTCAGGCTTCCAGGAACCGGTAGGCGGAAACAGTGCGGCGAATGCAGGTGATGACGCAGCCAGCGATGATGACAATCAAAGCGATCAACAACGTATAGTCTGTCTGTTGGAAAACCACTTCCAGCGCGGTGATCACACAGGCAATCGTGAGGACTGCCATGCGATGCTGCTTGGCCATTGGTCCTTTGAAATCAACGGGAGCCCCGATACTGGCATTCAAGGTGCGAATGTAAGCCGTCATCACGGCGAGCAGACCCGCACACCAGCCGAGTTCGCCCCCATAGCTGACAATGTGAATGGCATAGCCGGCGGAAACCAGAATCAGCGGGTCGGCAATGCGATCGGGGATATCATTAAATAATTCGCCGGACTTTGTACTTTTGCCCCCTTCGACGGCGACCATGCCATCAAACAGGTTGCACAGCAGACGACACTGAATCATCAGCCCCGCCAGGATCAACAGCCACCAGTAAGCATAGTGCGCAAACAGCAGAAAACAGGCTGCTGCCAGCAGAGCAAAAAAAACACTGGTCACCGAAATCTGATTCGGCGTGATATTTTTGCCGCTCAGATAACGGGCGAATGTATTGACCAGTTTGACATCGCGGACTTTAAGCGGACGCCGTGCGCTGGGTTCATTCATATTGACTGCTTCTCTGCTGATGAATTCGGAGTAATTTAAACGACGTAAACAGGCAGAAAGAAAAGGCAACCGTTAAGGCAGGTAAAATTGTCGCCAGGATGCGGGGCGTGCCCATCACTAAGTGAACGGTATAAAGAAACAGACTGGTACAACAGACGACGACCACGGCAGGCAACAGCACCTTCGTAAATGGATGATGAAACCGGTGAAACAGTAATGTGACGGCGTGTACCATGAACAGGGTGATCATGAAACTGGCGGTCCCCTGTGTCAGCCCTGAAACGAGCCCTGACTCTGCCAAAGCCTGTGAATTGATGTGATAGGCCCAACCTCCCCACAGCATAAATGCCAGAACAGCAGACAGCAGATTGAAAAAACGTGACGTTCGAGCATATTGATCCATAAAATAACGTAATCCACACGATGTAAATGATAATTGTGATCTTTCATGACCCGATGGGAATCAGATCGGACCGGAATGAAGTCCTTCTTCCTTGAAAGATATACTGGCAAGACACAATCAGTTAAGCAAGTAGGAAATCATGAGATGGCAGACAGATTTACCACCCTGTTTTCAAACAGGCGCTTTGATTCGGTTGTCAAGCTGTTATGATCGTGCCCGGTAACAACTTTTTCACTTCTAAAAACCACTGAAAGCGCAAGAATTCGCATTCATGTCAACCACCACATTGCCTCCGGAATCGCGCAGAATTACGCCGAAATTTAATCTCGTCCTCTTTACTTTAATTCCCTGGCAGGGATCATCAAATTCAGCCTTGTTGCTAAAGTGGGCTTCGGCGGATTGATGCTGGGGCTGAGTTGAGTATTCAGTTCTGCATTAATCAAACTCTCACTTAGACTTCCCCTAAGATTCCTTTTAAGATTCTGTATTTTCTTCCAGCACTGCAATCCGTGTTTCCAGGGCTTTCACCAGAGTGGAGAGTCGATTAGCTTCCGCCAGAGCGCCCACCCCCAGTGAAAACCCCATTAACCCAAATATCCAGGTAAAGCCTTCCATTACATCTCCTGTCCTGCTTGAGCAAGCACTTCATTTTGAATCGCGAAGAATGTGTTACACAATAAAATAAGCGAACAACATCAGAAGGATGGCAATTACGAATGCACAGACGATAGAAATACCAATGGGAGTGCGAAAAAAGGATTCCACACCCAGCTGAGTAGAATGCACGGTTTGAAACTCGAACCGATAATTACCGGCGGTGACCGGGTCCCGACTGAAGGGAACTTCTACCAGTGCATCGGAAATCAGTTTATCCTGATCCTGCAATCGGATGCCGACAATATCATCGATGTTAATCGGTTTTTTGAGCCTCCAGACCAGGCCTTCAGTGGCAGAAGTATCAGGTTTGGCTCCCAGTTTGTAGCCAATCAGTTCCTGGGTGATAATCAGCAGCTCATAATCGGGCAGTGCTTCTTTCTGTTTGATCAGTGGAATGTCATGATCGCGGGGTTCCGCGGCGGCATCAAGGGCCGTGACTTTGACCTCTTTCAAGCCTTCACTCTGCATCGCAGCGATAATCACACAAGACAGGACGCTGCCAATAATGACGATACAACAAACCCAGCTGGTTAATTTCCAGGGAGAGACTGCGGTTTTCACCGCCTGTGGATCTGGCTGCTGCGGATCTGATTCCGGTGCGTCTGTCATGTGATTTCACTTTATCATTTATCAGAGTTGTGCAATTCATCGATCCATCTTATCGGTCAAACTGGAACGAGTACAGATCACACTCGACTAATTGGAATTTCAGGCGAACCGGCTGACCGGCGAGTGCAGTTAGATCAGGGTTATTTTTCCAGCGTACGACGCCGTCAATTTTGTCTCCCATCACAGGTTGGCAGTCCTGTATCGTGAAGCCGGGAATCGGGCTGCCATCCGCTTTCTGAATTTCTACCCTCAGGCTGCCCGTAGCACTGGCACTGAAGTTCAATTTGAGCTGACTACCTGAAAACATAAGTGGCTTCGTCAACAGACTGCCCGGTTCTGAACCGGCATTCACTGAGACAAAACCATCGGTTCGCAGCACGTAACGATCGCCGCTGCGATGATAGATTGACATTTCTGCGGGTCCGGTGGGCAAGACATTTAACGCCACGTAATTGGCACGATTCTTCCACTGCCGTGGATCAAGGCCCGGCCTGATGAATGCGTGCGTGAAGAGCCGGTCGTATTTTGAGGAGCCGGCGCGTGTCGTCATAAACAGGATATCGGTCGCGTTGACGTCCTGTTGATCGTACTCAGGTGCATCCCCGCGACCGGGAACAAAACGCGTCGGTAGTGCAATATAAATATGCGGTGCGCGGAAGTAAGGATGTGTCTGGTTCGTATAAAGGTGCTCGCCCGGTCGATTCGGGTTCAGAGCGACCGGTTGACTCCAGTGCTGAAAGTCAGGGCTCGTCGTGCGACTGATGCTGCGTAAACGATCGGGATCAGTCCAGGTACGGAAGTAGCAGACATATTTCTGCTCCGCTTCAGACCAGAACGCGACATTGGCCGAATCAAAGGCGTGCCGCCACTCGGGTTGATAGGGAATCACTTCTCCCTGCTTC
The sequence above is a segment of the Gimesia algae genome. Coding sequences within it:
- a CDS encoding CDP-alcohol phosphatidyltransferase family protein, yielding MNEPSARRPLKVRDVKLVNTFARYLSGKNITPNQISVTSVFFALLAAACFLLFAHYAYWWLLILAGLMIQCRLLCNLFDGMVAVEGGKSTKSGELFNDIPDRIADPLILVSAGYAIHIVSYGGELGWCAGLLAVMTAYIRTLNASIGAPVDFKGPMAKQHRMAVLTIACVITALEVVFQQTDYTLLIALIVIIAGCVITCIRRTVSAYRFLEA
- a CDS encoding glycoside hydrolase family protein, yielding MKLITLALIIGLNSEAIAEPVDIGSRRELFVDRLLIDQLDGVTLKLHHPVKAPRPQSPLPIRHMMTVIKKGDQFQAWWRGSDPAYQGDKHTGHPGETVHYAVSQDGHEWEFPELGLHEVAGTRENNVILAKQPPFLTNFTPFLDTRTGVKPAERYKALAGYPGPGDKRGLKEQGRGLFAFVSPDGIHWTKQGEVIPYQPEWRHAFDSANVAFWSEAEQKYVCYFRTWTDPDRLRSISRTTSPDFQHWSQPVALNPNRPGEHLYTNQTHPYFRAPHIYIALPTRFVPGRGDAPEYDQQDVNATDILFMTTRAGSSKYDRLFTHAFIRPGLDPRQWKNRANYVALNVLPTGPAEMSIYHRSGDRYVLRTDGFVSVNAGSEPGSLLTKPLMFSGSQLKLNFSASATGSLRVEIQKADGSPIPGFTIQDCQPVMGDKIDGVVRWKNNPDLTALAGQPVRLKFQLVECDLYSFQFDR